The Archangium primigenium genomic interval TGGGCGCTGGCGGGAGGCGTCTTCGTCATGGCCACGCCGGACTTCCCGCACATGGCGGCCCGCTCCGGGCTGCTGTCCCGCGAGGGTCGGTCCAAGCCCTTCGCGGCGGACGCGGACGGGCTCGTGCCCTCCGAGGGTGTGGCGATGGTGATGCTCAAGCCGCTCGCGCGGGCGCTCTCCGATGGGGATCACCTCTACGGGGTCATCCGGGGCAGTGGGTGCGTGCAGGGCACCCGGCTTCCGGGTGAGCCGGGTGGCTCCGATGCGCGTGCGCAGGAGGACTTGCTGCGCGCGGTCCACCAGCGGGCGGGCATCGACACCGAGACCCTCTCCTACGTGGAGGCGCATGGCGCCGGTCCGCGGAGCGAGGACGAGGTGGAACTCGAGGCCCTTCGCCGGGTGTTCCAGGCGCGCACGTCCCGCACGGGCTTCTGCGCCCTGGGCTCGGTCACGGGCGTCCTGGGGCATGCGGTGTCGGCCTCGGGCATGGCGGGGTTGCTGAAGATCCTGCTCGCCTTCGAGCACCGACAACTGCCCGCCTCGTTCCCCACGCTCACGCCGACGGAGCTCCGCCGCTTCGAGCAGACGCCGTTCCGGGTGGACTCCCAGCCACGGCCCTGGGAAGGCGCGGAGGGCGCACCGCGCCGGGCCGCCCTCAGCGCGTTCGGCGACAACGGTACGGACTGCCACCTCGTGTTGGAGGAGCCGCCCGCGCGCGCTCCCCGTGCGGGCACGCCGGATCGGCCCGCGTACCTGTTCGTCTTGTCGGCGCGCACCGACGCGGCGCTCCGCCAGCTCGCCTCGGCGCTCACGGCGCGGCTGACGGACTGGCTGTCCGGCGACACGGCGCCCCATCCGGGAGACGTCGCCTACGCCCTGGCACGCAGAGCCGGAGCGGGGGAGAAGCGCGCGGCCTTCGTGGCCTCGGATCTCCAGGAGCTGAAGGCACGGCTGCTCGGGTTCCGGGACGCCTCCGGGACGCACGAGGCGGTGGGCTCCGCGAGGGCGGCGCTCTCCGGTGCGTCCTCCCGGGTGCTGTCCGGGCTGTCGGGACGACTGCTCCAGGACTTGAGTCCAGAGGCGCCGCGGGCCCTCTGGCGGGACACGCTCGAGGCGGTGGCCGAGTTCCACGGACTCGGCATGGACCTGGATCGCTCCGTGCTGTTCCCTCACGGGGTGTACCGCTGCGTTCCGCTTCCCTCGGAGCCCTTCGTCCGGGAGTCCTGCGGGATGGGGACCGACACCGCTCCGGGGGTCTCCGCTCCCGAGGCGCTCCCGTCGCCCGCCGTGCTCGCCCCGGTGGTGCGTGAAGACCTCCCGGCCGTGCCCATCCTGCTTCCCGAGAACGCGCTCCTGTTGGAGGAAGGCTGGCGCGCCGTGGAAGCGCCCGTTCGTGGTGAGGGGCTGGACCTCCAGGGCCTGCTGGTGGTCCTGGTCAACGCGGAGACCCTGCCCCTGGCGAGGACCGCCCTGGCCTCCTTCGAGGGCGTGCGCCCGCGATTCATCGCGGACTGCGGAATGCCCGGCGCGGGGGTCTACGCGCTCCTGGACTTCGACAACCACGAGGCGGGTGTCCGGCTCGGCGAGGAGCTCAACGCCAAGGCCGAGCCCCTCGCGGGCATCCTCGACCTCTCGGATCTCCGCGCCACGCCCGGAGACGAGGGCGAGGTCGCGCGCATGGACGCGCTCGGCCGCATCGGTCTGTTGCAGACGCTCCTCAAGCGCGTGCGGGGAGCATCCCTGTCGCTCCTGCACTTCACGCGCGGCCTGCGCACCTTCATGTCTCGGGGCCCGTTCGATCTGACGGGCGGCGTGATGGCGGCCCTGGTGAGCAAGCTGGGCACGGAGTACGCGGGCCTTCACGCGCGCACCGTGGACCTGGAGCGGCTCCCCGCCGACGCCGCCGCGCTGGCCACGATGATCAAACAGGAACTCCTCGATCGGGACTCGGGGGGCGAGGTCCTGCTCCGGGAGGGCGGCCGGTACGAGCCCGAACTGCGCCCGCTGCTGAGCACCCCGGCGCCCGCGCGGCGTCTGTCCGCCGACAAGGTGTATGTCATCACCGGGGGCGTGCGTGGCATCGGGCTGGAAGTGGCGCGGCACCTCGTGACGCGGGGCGCCCGTCGGTTGCTGCTCATGGGCGTGCAGCCCCTGCCGCCCCAGGAGGAGTGGACCGCGCTCCTCGCCCACCCGGGGACGGCCACGTCGCTGCGCGAGCGCATCGCCCCGCTGCGGGCCCTGGAGGCCCAGGGCGTGCGCCTGCGGGTCCACACGGGTCCGCTGACGGATGCCTCCGCGCTCGCCACCGTGCTGGCGGGGGTCCGGTCCTCGCTCGGGCCCATCGGTGGGTGCGTCCACTCCGCGGGCGCGGTCTTCTTCGATCCGCCCGCGTTCATCGGCAAGCCGCTGAGCCACCTGCGCGGGGTGTTGGAGCCCAAGGTGGACGGGCTGCGGGTGCTCGAACGCGCGCTCGCGCCAGACGCCCTCGAGTTCTTCGTCCTCTTCTCCTCGGTCTCGGCGCGGGTGCCGTCGTTGGCCGTGGGCATCGTGGACTACTCGGCCGCCAACACGTTCATGAACCTGCTGGCCGAGCAGCGCCGCGCCCTCGGCCGGACGCCCTACCAGTCCATCGTCTGGCCGAACTGGAGGGACGTGGGCATGGGCGAGGTGGGCAGTGCCGCCTACCGGGCCCTGGGCTTCACCGCGCACTCCACCGCCGACGGGCTGGCCCTGCTCGATGCGGCGCTGTCGTCCCAGCGGCCCGTCCTCCTGCCCGCCATCGTGGAGCCGAGCCGTTTCTCGTCCGAGGCCCTGCTGCGCTCGAAGGCCCGGCCGAGGGCGCCGCGTGCCGCTCCTCGGGAGGTGACGTCCGCCGGGGTTGCCTCCGAGACGCCTTCGGTGTCGGCGCCCACGCCTCGCGCTTCGGTGCACGCGGAGATGCGCGCCCATACCGAGCAATGGCTCCGTCAGTTGCTGGCGCGGGAGCTCAAGCTCGAGGAGGCCCGGATCGGGTCCGAGACGGACTTCGAGGCCCTGGGCGTGGACTCCATCCATGTGATCGAGCTGGTCACCAAGATGGATGAGTGGTTGGGCGTGAAGCTCGATCCGACGCTGCCCCTGGTGCACCGCACCCTCGCCCAGCTGCGCGATCACCTGGTGGAGGCCCACCCCGAGGCGGTGCTGGGCACCTTCGCGCCAGGCGCCGTCCTCGAAGCCGCGCCTCCACCCGCCGTCACGGTTCCGGACGCGCCGCCCCGCGCCGAGTCCTGGGCCGCCCCTCCCGTTGCGTCCGCGCCCGTGGCCGCTCCGTCGGGGCCGGAGCCCATCGCCGTGATCGGCATGGCGTGTCACTTCCCCGGCTCCCCCGACCTGGAGTCCTACTGGCGGGTGCTGCGCGAGGGGCGCGATCTCATCACGGAGGTGCCCGCCTCGCGCTGGCGGACCGCCGACGTGTACTCGAGCACGCACCAGCCCGGGCGCAGCATCGGCCGCTGGGGCGGCTTCATCGAGGGCATCGAGCAGTTCGATCCGGACTACTTCCACATCGCCCGGGAGGACGCCCCCTGCATCGATCCCCTGATGCGCCAGTTCCTGGAGGTCAGCGTGCAGTGCCTCCACCACGCGGGCTATGCCCCTCGGGAGGTGGCGGGACGGCGGGTGGGCGTCTTCGTGGGCTCGCGGATGAGCGGCTACGCCTCGCGCATGCCCGCGCCCACGCGCAATGGCGTCCTCGGCTCGGGCCAGAACTTCATCGCCGCGCACGTGTCGCACTTCCTCGACTTGAGGGGTCCGGGCCTGGTGGTGGACACCGCGTGCTCGTCCTCGCTCGTGGGCATCCACCTGGCCTGCCAGAGCCTGCTGTCCGGAGAGTCGGAACTGGCGCTGGCCGGGGGGGTGGACATCCTGCTCGACGAGGGCGTCTACCTGACGCTCAGCGAGAGCCGGGCCCTGTCGCGCGATGGCCGGTGCAAGACCTTCGACGAGAAGGCGGACGGCTTCGTGCCGGGGGAGGGCGCGGGCGCGGTGCTGCTCAAGCCCTTGAGCAAGGCCCTGGCGGAGGGTGACCGCGTCTACGGCATCATCGACGCGACGGCCGTCAACAACGACGGGCACACCATGGGGGCCACCACGCCCAATCCCGCGGGCCAGCGCGCCGTCATCCAGGAGGCCCTGCGCAAGGGCGGCGTGGATGCCCGGACCGTCAGCTACGTGGAGGCGCACGGCACGGGGACCATGCTCGGAGACCCCATCGAGCTCAAGGCGCTCACCGAGGTGCTGGCCCCCGCGGGCGCGCGTCCGGGCACCTGCGCGGTGGGCAGCGTCAAGAGCAACTTCGGGCACCTGCTGAGCGCGGCGGGCGTCGCGGGCTTCATCAAGGTGGTGCTGTCGTTGATGCACCGGGAGCTGCCGCCCACGCTGCACTGCACGACGCCCAACCCGCGCTTCCGCTTCGAGACCTCGCCGCTGTTTCCCAACACCACGCTCCGGGAGTGGGCGCCGCTGGAGGGCGTGCGCCGGGCGGGCCTCAGCGCGTTTGGCTTTGGCGGGACCAACGCCCACGCGCTCGTGAGCGAGGCCCCGGAGCACCAGCGGCCGATGCGCGCCCCCCTGCCGCCGGTGGTCTTCTCCCGCCAGCGCTACTGGCTGGAGGCCCCGGCGGGCCGCTCCGCTCCGGTGTCCGCCTCGGGGGGGACGGCGCGGCCGCGGCGTCCCCTCGTCGCCTTGGAGCTCGACGCGGTGGGGTGACTCAGCTCCAGCAGACCGGGAACGTGGACAGGCCGCGGAAGCTGAGGTTCATGTTCCAGTCCTCGTTCGGGCTCTTGGGGCGGATGTGGGGGATGCGCCGCAGGAGCGTCTCGAAGGCGATGGGGATCTCCGCGCGGGCGAGGAAGGCGCCCGGGCAGACGTGGATGCCGGCACCGAAGCCCAGGTGCGGGTTCTTCTCGCGCGCGAGATCCAGCTCGTCCGGCCGCTCGAAGATGGCGCCATCGCGGTTGGCCGCGGCCACGATGGGCATGATGCCCTGGCCCTTCTTGATCTGCTTGCCCCCGAGCTCGAAGTCACACGCGGCGATGCGCGTGGGCGCCTGGGCGGGAGAGGTGAAGCGGTAGAGCTCCTCGCTCGCGGCCCGGTTGAACTGGGGGTTCTTGCGCGCGCGCTCGAGCTGCTCGGGGTGCTTGAACAGGGCGAGCAGGCCCGTACTGATGACGTTCTGCGTGGTGGTATGGCCACCGGCGAGCAGCAACACCATCTGGGCCACGACCTCCTCCAGGGTGAGCTTGTTGTCCTCGCGCCACGCCTTGACGAGGTAGGAGATGAAGTCCTCGCGCGGCCGCTCGATGCGCTCGTTGATGGCGCGGGTGATGTAGTCGGTCATCGCCAGGAGCGCGTCCTGGCCCTTCTTCATGATGTCCAGGTTGTCGATGCGGCCCGTGGCGTGCGCCAGGTCCACGCTCCACTGCTTGAACGTGGCGAGGTCCGAGCGATCCATGCCCAGGATCTCCACGGCGAAGAGCAAGGCGGGCAGGGCATAGGCATAATCGTTGACGAAATCCATCTCGCCCCGGTCGTACACCTGGTCGATCAGCCAGTCCGCGGTCTGCTGCGCCCGCTGATGGATGTCCTTGATGTTGTCGGGACGGAAGGCCTGGTTGATGAGGCCGCGCAGGCGCTTGTGCTCGGGGTTGTCCTTCATCACCGCCCACATGGAGAAGTGGGTGATGATGGGACGCAGGTGCTGCATGAACTCCTCACGCACGACGAAGGTCTCGCTGCTCTGGCTGGAGAAGCGGGTCGTGTCCTTCAAGCCGGCCTGCACATCCTCGTAGCGGGTGAGCAGCCAATGCCGCGTCTCCTCGCTCCAATACACAGGCTCCTGCTCGCGCAGTTGCTTGTAGAAAGGATAGGGATTGATGTGGAATTCAGGGCTCAGGATGTTGACGTGCAGCTTCTGCTCCTGGCGCATGCAGGCTCCTCGATAGAGTTGTCGTGGGGGGATGAGACTGTCCGTGAAAGGGCTCGCGGACCCAGTCATGATAACCCAATCCAGTCGTATCCTCCGATGTGAATGCGGATTAATCTCCGCGGCTCGTGACGAAGGCGGGTGCAAGGCATGACGACGTTCGTTTTCCCCGGACAGGGCTCGCAGAAGCGAGGCATGGGCTTGGAGTTGCTCGCCAGGCAACACGAGCGCGTGGCGCAGGCGAACGCGTTGCTGGGTTATTCGCTGGCGGAGGTCTGTCAGGACGAGCGCCTGGACCAAACCCAGTACACCCAGCCCGTTTTGTTCGTGCTGAATGCACTGGCCTGGCTGGAGCGGCGCGAGCGCGATGGTCGCGATCCCGCGCGGGCCATGGGCCACAGCCTGGGCGAGTACAACGCCCTGTTCGCCGCGGGTGCTTTTGATTTCGCGACGGGTGTGCTCCTGGTGCGCAGGCGCGGGGAGCTGATGGCCCAGGCGAGCGGCGGGGGGATGGCCGCGGTGGTGGGCTTGTCCGTGGCGCGCATCCGCGAGGTGCTGGCCCACGAGGCCGTGGACTCCCTGGACCTGGCCAATGACAACACCCCCAGCCAGCAGGTGCTCTCCGGTCCGAAGGAGGACCTGGAGCGCGTGGCGCCCGCCCTGCGCGCCGCGGGCGCCAACGTGGTCCAGCTCAAGGTGAGCGCGGCCTTCCACTCGCGCTACATGCGCCCCGCGCGGGAGGCCTTCGCGGCGTTCCTGCGGGAGTTCACGTTCGCGCCCCTGCGCTTCCCGGTGATCTCCAACGTCGAGGCCCGTCCTTATGAGGAGGCCCGGCTGCCGGAGCTGCTGGCCCGGCAGATCGACTCGCCCGTGCGGTGGACGGAGAGCGTGCGCCATGTGCTCGCGCTGGGGGGGCAGGAGTTCGTCGAGGTGGGCCATGGCCAGGTCCTGACGGGGCTTATCAAGAAGATCCGACAGGAGACGCCCGCGCTCCCGCCGCCGCCCCCCGTGGCCGCGCGGGAGGAGGCCCGACTGCGCGCCGAGTCCCTGGGCAGTCGGGCCTTCCGGGATGCCTATGGGGTGCGCTTCGCCTATGTGGCGGGCTCCATGTACAAGGGCATCGCCTCGCGGGAGCTGGTGGTGCGCATGGGGCGCGCGGGCCTGCTGGGCTTCTTCGGCACGGGCGGGGTGCCGCTCGCGCGCATCGAGGAGGAGTTGAAGGCCATCCAGGCCGCGCTCCGTCCGGGCGAGGCCTACGGGATGAACCTGCTGCACAGCCTCGATCGCCCCGAGCGCGAGGAGCAGCTGGTGGACCTCTTCCTGCGCCGCTCCGTGTCCAACGTCGAGGCCTCGGCCTTCGTGCAGCTCACGCCCGCCCTGGTGCGCTACCGGGTGTCGGGGCTGCGGCGGCTCGACGACGGGCGGCTGCAGGTCCCGCATCGGCTCATCGCGAAGGTGTCCCGGCCGGAGGTGGCCCGGGTCTTCATGAGTCCACCTCCCGCGGAGATGCTCTCCGCCCTGGAGCGCGCCGGCCGCGTGTCCGCCGAGGAGGCCCGGCTCGCGCGCTCGCTGCCCATGGCCGATGACATCTGCGTGGAGTCGGACTCCGGAGGCCATACGGACCAAGGCGTCGCCAGCGCCCTGCTGCCCGCGATGATGCTCCTGCGCGACCGGATGATGGCCGAGCATGGCTATGCGACCCGGCTCCGCGTGGGCGCCGCGGGTGGAATCGGCACGCCGGAGGCCGCGGCGGCCGCGTTCGTGATGGGCGCGGACTTCATCGTCACCGGCTCCATCAACCAGTGCACCGTGGAGGCCGCCACCAGCGAGCCCGTGAAGGAGTTGCTGCAGACGCTCGACGTGCAGGACGTGACGTGCGCGCCCGCGGGCGACATGTTCGAGCTGGGCGCGAGGATCCAGGTCGTGCGCAAGGGCCTCTTCTTCCCCGCGCGCGCCAACCGCCTGTACGCGCTCTACCAGCAGCACGACGCTTGGGAGTCCCTGGACGCGGCCACGCGCCAGCAGATCCAGGAGAAGTTCTTCCGCCGCGGTTTCGAGGAGGTCTGGGCGGAGACCCGCCAGCACTACCTCAAGACCGACCCCGGTGTGGTGGAGCGCGCCGAGCGCAACCCCAAGAAGAAGCTGGCCCTGGTGTTCCGCTGGTACTTCGTCCACACCTCCCGCCTGGCGCTGAGCGGCAGCCGCGAGCAGCGCACCGACTACCAAATCCACTGCGGCCCGGCGCTCGGGGCGTTCAACCAGTGGGTGCGCGGCACGCCCCTGGAGTCGTGGCGCAACCGGCACGTGGACGAGATCGCCGTGAAGCTCATGGAAGCCACGGCGGACGGGTTGGAGCGGCGCTTCCAGGCCATGCGTCAGGGGGGCTGACTCAGTTCAGGATGGCGCTGAAGTAGGTGTCCAGGCCGTCCGGCGCACGCAGGGGGAATCGCGCGGCGATGTGCGCGTCGGGGCGGATCAGCACGCCCCCCGCGCCTCGGGCGCCCAGGGCCTGGTGCGCGCCCTGGTGGGGATCGCTCCAGACCTTGCCGAGCCCCTCGTCCTCCAGCGTCGGATCCGCTCGCCCGCCGAACACGAAGTGGACGCGGAGCTCCTCGCCGTAGCGCTTCCGGGCATGGGCTCCCAGGGTGCGCATCGCCGGGAGGTCGGGCCGCTCGCCGCCAAGCACCAACAGGGTGTGCCGGTCCGCCCGAAGGATGTCGTAGAGCGGCGTCCGGCGCTCGGCGTCCATCACGAAGTGGGGGGCCCGGTCGCCTGGCCGTGCCGTGTCGTGCTGGAAGACGCTCCGCGCGGGCGCCTTCTGCACCACGGGGCTGCGGCGGTAATGCACGCCCAGCTGGGAGGTGGCCAGGACGTTCTTCAGGTTCAGCGCGGGCAGGTTCAGCAGGTGGAGCTGTTTGCGCGCCAGATAGCGCAGCACGGGATTGGTGCCGAAGACGAGGGTGGTGAGCCGATCGTTCTCCGCGAACATGGACACGGCCGCCGCGTGGCGCTCCGCGTGGTAGCTGTCGAGCAGGGCCTCCCGGGCCTTGCCCCGCACGGCGAGGCCCAGCTTCCAGGCGAGGTTCAGGGCATCCACCGCGCCCGTGTTGAGCCCCTGGGCGGCGATGGGCGTGTTCACGTGGGCCGCGTCGCCCGCCACGAAGACGCGCCCCACCCGGAAGTGGGACACCAGGCGTTGACTGGGCCGGTAGTGGGTGAGCCACAGCGGGTCCTCGAGCCGCCAGTGGCCCAGGCCCAGGGGCGTCATGATCTCCCGGAACTCCTCCAGCGTGGGCACCTGACCCTTGTGGGGCGAGTCGGGCATGCGCGCGGAGATGAGCCGGTAGTAGCCCTGGCCCAGGTTCAGGACCACGAAGGGAAAGCGCTCGAGGATGAAGCCATGGCGCTCGTCGCGGGCCAGCGACATGTTGGGGATGCGCACGTCCGTCATGATCCAATGGTCGTCATGACGCGAGCCGGTGAAGGCCAGGTTCAAGCCCGCGCGCACCCGGCTGTGTCCGCCGTCGCAGCCCACCAGGTACGCCACCCGCACGTCCTCGCCCGGGCCGCCCGCGCGCACCAGTCGGGCCGTGACCCCGTCCTTGTCCTGACGGAAGCCCTCCAGGGCCGTGGCGCGCTCCACGCGGATGCCCCGCTCCTCGAGCACCCGCACCAACTCGCGCTCCGTCTGCCCCTGGTGCAGGTGGAGGTAGAAGGGGTAGTCGCTCGCCAGCCGGTCGTAGCGCAGCACGGTCACCCGCCGCGTTCCGACGTGCATGTTCATGGTGCGGTTGGCGACCCCGGCGCGCAGCAGCCGGTCCGTGACGCCCAGGAGCTTGTAGAGCTCCAGGGCGCGGGGCTGGAGGGTGACGGCCTTGGACTCACCCGAGAACGAGGCTTCCTTGTCGATGATGCGGACCGGGATGTCCTGCTGGGCGAGCGCCAACGCGAGGGTCAACCCCACCGGGCCCGCGCCCACGATCAACACCTCCGCCCGAGGCGTCATACCGCCTGCTCCCCGGCGCCCCGCCGCGGCTTCGGCAGACCCGAGAGGAAGGAGATGCGCGAGCCCATGAAGCCCGACAGCTGCCGCAGGTCCCAGTCATAGCCCTCGGAGCCCTCGACCTGCTGGATGAGCTCCCGCCACTCCTCCAGGTGATAGGCCCGCAGGTGGGACACCACGCCGTCGAAGAAGAAGCAGAAGGCGCCCACGGGGGCCACCAGGCCCAGCAGGGTGCGGCGGGGATTGAGCGGACGGATGCCGCCCAGGCTCAACCAGGCGCTGATCAGCGGCGTCGCGGCGGAGAAGCGCAGCAGCGACACGAGGTCGCGCTGCACGGGCTCCAGGAACACGATGGGCTGCCCCTTGTTCACCGCGTCGGCCAGGATGCCACGCACCTGGGCGGGCTCGAAGTGGTGCACGGCGTTGACGATGAGGCGCAGTCCCGACAGGTGCGCGGGAACGTCCAGCACGTCGACGGACTGCTCGACATGGCTCAGCCGGCCACCGCTCTCCCGCGCGAGCTCCTCGAACCGCTCCCGCGACGGGTGCTTGTCCGAGAGCTGGATGCGCACGTCCTCGCGGTCCAGGTGCCTGGACAGCTCCAGCATCAGCCCGCCATCCCCCGCGCACAACGCCTGGATGGACGTGAGGCCCCGCTGCTTCATCAGCTCGGCGAGCACGTCGAAGCTCCCGTCATACATCCGCAGCTGCACGGACATGTGGTGCAGGAACTCCATGATCGTCTTGCGCAGGGGGGAAGGCAGCCACGGCATGTCGTTGAATTCGAAGAGGTGGGCGCGTCGCATGGGGGAAGTCCTGGTCAGTCGGAGGAGGAGGGGGTGAGGGCGGAAGCGATCAGGCGCAGCAGCCAGGACTGGGCCTGGTCCGCGCGCAGGAAGAAGTGGTCACCGGGCGTCACGTGCTTGTGGAAGGCCGCGCTCGTGAGGGCACGCCACGCGGCCGAGGCCTCGTCGGTGATGCGGTCGTCGGAGGCCCCGTGCATCACGGTGATGGGGAAGTCGAAGGGCGGCTCGGGTTGGTAGCGGTAGCCCTCCATCAGGTGCAGGTCCGCGAGCATCATGGGCAGCAGCGCGCGGGCGAAGTCGGAGTCGCCTCCCGCCATCATCCGTCCCTCGGCCGTGCCCATCGCGATGTCGAGCAGGGGGCCCGGCGCCTCGCGGGTGTCGGGGGCGGGAATGCCCTCGAAGCCAGCCGCGCGGAAGCGCTGCCGCAGGCCTTCCAGGTAGGGACTAGGGGTGAGGAAGGGCGCGCCGAAGCCTCCCACCAGCAGGTGCTGGGGGCTGGGCAGGCCCCGGGCGCGCAGCCGACTGGCGACGAGGTACGCGAGCAGCGCGCCGAGGCTGTGGCCGTAGAAGGCGAACGGCAGGTCGAGGTGGGGCCGCAGCGCGGACTCGAGCTGGGACAGCAGGAGGTCGAGCCGCGCGATGGGCGGCTCCTGGATGCGCGTCTCGCGCCCTGGGAGCTGGAGAGGCCAGACCTCGATGTGCTCGGGCAGCCGCGCCCAGTCCAGGTACAGCGAGGCCCCACCGCCCCCGTAGGGGAAGCAGAACAGCCGCACGGTGGGCCGGGCCCGGCGCACCACGTGGGCGAACCAGGCGTCCGGCGAGGCGGAGGCCACGGGGGCGGAGGCGGGAGCACGCTCGGGGGCGAGCTCGCGCAGGAGCAGACCGGTGAGGGTGTCGATGCTCGGCCCCTCGAGCATGAGCTCGGCCGGGACGCGCAGCGACAGCCGCTCCTCGATGTCCCGCCGCAGCGACAGCCCCGTGATGGAGTCGAAGCCCAGGTCACGCAGGGGAATGCCGGTCGGCAGGGTGTCCCGCTCCATGTCGAGGTGATGCGCGGCGCGGGTGCTCAGGAAGTCGGTGAGCCAGGCGCGGCGGGCCTCCGTGTCCATCCCAGCGAGGGGGCCGGACTCGACGGCCACCGGACGCGCGGGAACGGGCGCCTCGCCCAGGGCCCGCTCCAGGGCCTCCACGCGCTCGGCGCTCAACAACTGCAACTGGTGACCCCGGGCCTCGGCGACGAGCCGGCCGGTGCCATCGAACAGGCGGAAGTGGCCGGTGATGCGGCCGTTCGCGTCGGGCGGCTCGGGGAAGGCGATGTGGCAGCGCAGCGTGTCCCCGCTCGGGGCGTGGTGGAGCTGGAAGGACTCCCAGCCCACCACCATGAAGCGCATGCGGCCCTGGAGATGGGCGGCGCCCGCCACCGCCAGGAGCTGGGCGCAGGCGTCGAGTACGCCCGGATGGAAGCCCAGGCCCTGGGGCTCCCGCTCCGTGGCGGGCACCCGGCGGAAGCGCGCCACGGCCTCGCCCTCGCGGAAGTGGACCTCGTCCACCCACTTCACGCTCTCGCCCAGCTCGAACGACAGCTCGGCGAGGCGCCGGTAGAAGGTGTCACCGTCCCACCGCGTGCCGCCCTCCCACTCCGAGGGCGGCCGCTGCTCCTCGGGGAGCGCGGGCTCGAGCAGGGCCTGGGCATGGAGCGTCCACTGGGCCCGTTCCCGCTCGAAGCCGTGGAGCAGCAGCCGCGCGCGTCCACCGTCGAGGGGCTCGACCACGAGCCGCACGTCGCGCTCCTCCTGGGGCTTCACCTGCAAGGCGACGAGGTAGCGCACCTCGCGCAGCACGAAGGAGCGCAGGCCGAG includes:
- a CDS encoding beta-ketoacyl synthase N-terminal-like domain-containing protein — encoded protein: MSEPRTAATETAKSTREPIAIVGVSGRFPGARDLSSLWTRLMQGSGAVTPPPRGRWPGAATSEGLSGPRGGFLEDVDCFDPAFFGLSREQAARMDPSQRLVLEHCAMVLEDAGQRAPVQAGDAGDRAGVFVGLRPSGAPDHDPSRVLARIARTLGLRGQGLVVDAACASALVALHLACEQLWSGGLDWALAGGVFVMATPDFPHMAARSGLLSREGRSKPFAADADGLVPSEGVAMVMLKPLARALSDGDHLYGVIRGSGCVQGTRLPGEPGGSDARAQEDLLRAVHQRAGIDTETLSYVEAHGAGPRSEDEVELEALRRVFQARTSRTGFCALGSVTGVLGHAVSASGMAGLLKILLAFEHRQLPASFPTLTPTELRRFEQTPFRVDSQPRPWEGAEGAPRRAALSAFGDNGTDCHLVLEEPPARAPRAGTPDRPAYLFVLSARTDAALRQLASALTARLTDWLSGDTAPHPGDVAYALARRAGAGEKRAAFVASDLQELKARLLGFRDASGTHEAVGSARAALSGASSRVLSGLSGRLLQDLSPEAPRALWRDTLEAVAEFHGLGMDLDRSVLFPHGVYRCVPLPSEPFVRESCGMGTDTAPGVSAPEALPSPAVLAPVVREDLPAVPILLPENALLLEEGWRAVEAPVRGEGLDLQGLLVVLVNAETLPLARTALASFEGVRPRFIADCGMPGAGVYALLDFDNHEAGVRLGEELNAKAEPLAGILDLSDLRATPGDEGEVARMDALGRIGLLQTLLKRVRGASLSLLHFTRGLRTFMSRGPFDLTGGVMAALVSKLGTEYAGLHARTVDLERLPADAAALATMIKQELLDRDSGGEVLLREGGRYEPELRPLLSTPAPARRLSADKVYVITGGVRGIGLEVARHLVTRGARRLLLMGVQPLPPQEEWTALLAHPGTATSLRERIAPLRALEAQGVRLRVHTGPLTDASALATVLAGVRSSLGPIGGCVHSAGAVFFDPPAFIGKPLSHLRGVLEPKVDGLRVLERALAPDALEFFVLFSSVSARVPSLAVGIVDYSAANTFMNLLAEQRRALGRTPYQSIVWPNWRDVGMGEVGSAAYRALGFTAHSTADGLALLDAALSSQRPVLLPAIVEPSRFSSEALLRSKARPRAPRAAPREVTSAGVASETPSVSAPTPRASVHAEMRAHTEQWLRQLLARELKLEEARIGSETDFEALGVDSIHVIELVTKMDEWLGVKLDPTLPLVHRTLAQLRDHLVEAHPEAVLGTFAPGAVLEAAPPPAVTVPDAPPRAESWAAPPVASAPVAAPSGPEPIAVIGMACHFPGSPDLESYWRVLREGRDLITEVPASRWRTADVYSSTHQPGRSIGRWGGFIEGIEQFDPDYFHIAREDAPCIDPLMRQFLEVSVQCLHHAGYAPREVAGRRVGVFVGSRMSGYASRMPAPTRNGVLGSGQNFIAAHVSHFLDLRGPGLVVDTACSSSLVGIHLACQSLLSGESELALAGGVDILLDEGVYLTLSESRALSRDGRCKTFDEKADGFVPGEGAGAVLLKPLSKALAEGDRVYGIIDATAVNNDGHTMGATTPNPAGQRAVIQEALRKGGVDARTVSYVEAHGTGTMLGDPIELKALTEVLAPAGARPGTCAVGSVKSNFGHLLSAAGVAGFIKVVLSLMHRELPPTLHCTTPNPRFRFETSPLFPNTTLREWAPLEGVRRAGLSAFGFGGTNAHALVSEAPEHQRPMRAPLPPVVFSRQRYWLEAPAGRSAPVSASGGTARPRRPLVALELDAVG
- a CDS encoding cytochrome P450, which produces MRQEQKLHVNILSPEFHINPYPFYKQLREQEPVYWSEETRHWLLTRYEDVQAGLKDTTRFSSQSSETFVVREEFMQHLRPIITHFSMWAVMKDNPEHKRLRGLINQAFRPDNIKDIHQRAQQTADWLIDQVYDRGEMDFVNDYAYALPALLFAVEILGMDRSDLATFKQWSVDLAHATGRIDNLDIMKKGQDALLAMTDYITRAINERIERPREDFISYLVKAWREDNKLTLEEVVAQMVLLLAGGHTTTQNVISTGLLALFKHPEQLERARKNPQFNRAASEELYRFTSPAQAPTRIAACDFELGGKQIKKGQGIMPIVAAANRDGAIFERPDELDLAREKNPHLGFGAGIHVCPGAFLARAEIPIAFETLLRRIPHIRPKSPNEDWNMNLSFRGLSTFPVCWS
- the fabD gene encoding ACP S-malonyltransferase gives rise to the protein MTTFVFPGQGSQKRGMGLELLARQHERVAQANALLGYSLAEVCQDERLDQTQYTQPVLFVLNALAWLERRERDGRDPARAMGHSLGEYNALFAAGAFDFATGVLLVRRRGELMAQASGGGMAAVVGLSVARIREVLAHEAVDSLDLANDNTPSQQVLSGPKEDLERVAPALRAAGANVVQLKVSAAFHSRYMRPAREAFAAFLREFTFAPLRFPVISNVEARPYEEARLPELLARQIDSPVRWTESVRHVLALGGQEFVEVGHGQVLTGLIKKIRQETPALPPPPPVAAREEARLRAESLGSRAFRDAYGVRFAYVAGSMYKGIASRELVVRMGRAGLLGFFGTGGVPLARIEEELKAIQAALRPGEAYGMNLLHSLDRPEREEQLVDLFLRRSVSNVEASAFVQLTPALVRYRVSGLRRLDDGRLQVPHRLIAKVSRPEVARVFMSPPPAEMLSALERAGRVSAEEARLARSLPMADDICVESDSGGHTDQGVASALLPAMMLLRDRMMAEHGYATRLRVGAAGGIGTPEAAAAAFVMGADFIVTGSINQCTVEAATSEPVKELLQTLDVQDVTCAPAGDMFELGARIQVVRKGLFFPARANRLYALYQQHDAWESLDAATRQQIQEKFFRRGFEEVWAETRQHYLKTDPGVVERAERNPKKKLALVFRWYFVHTSRLALSGSREQRTDYQIHCGPALGAFNQWVRGTPLESWRNRHVDEIAVKLMEATADGLERRFQAMRQGG